In one Trichlorobacter lovleyi SZ genomic region, the following are encoded:
- a CDS encoding ABC transporter substrate-binding protein yields MTISLQSQRNHNGWTWLRQISALMLFVLCYAPWSPAGAVETALKKASLMPLWSPQAQFAGYYVALDKGIYARHGIDLKILKAGPGYSPAQTLQEGKADFAVLWLTTALKRHSAGVKLVNLAQIIQRSSMMLVAKKSSGIKTVKDMNGRKVGMWGGELSIPPRALVARYGIKVREVPQSHTINLFLRDGIDVTSAMWYNEYHVMLNAGLDPDELQVFSLHELGMQYPEDGIYTLEKTLQNDPALAKAFVAASLEGWHYAFAHPDEALDVVIKYMREAQIPANRVHQKWMLDRMRDLIMYDAPRGLPGLLKQQDYEGVGRALRANGLIRSYPDYATFSGRSNAREK; encoded by the coding sequence ATGACCATCTCACTCCAATCACAACGCAATCACAACGGATGGACCTGGCTGAGGCAGATCAGCGCACTGATGCTGTTTGTACTCTGTTATGCCCCCTGGTCTCCTGCCGGCGCCGTTGAAACTGCCCTGAAAAAGGCCTCCCTGATGCCGCTCTGGAGCCCCCAGGCCCAGTTTGCCGGCTATTATGTGGCCCTTGACAAAGGGATCTATGCCCGCCACGGCATTGACCTGAAGATTCTCAAGGCCGGACCGGGCTATTCTCCTGCACAGACCCTGCAGGAGGGCAAGGCGGATTTTGCCGTGCTCTGGTTGACAACGGCGCTGAAACGCCACTCTGCCGGTGTAAAACTGGTGAACCTGGCGCAGATCATTCAGCGTTCCTCAATGATGCTGGTCGCTAAAAAATCCAGCGGCATTAAAACTGTTAAGGATATGAACGGCAGGAAGGTAGGGATGTGGGGAGGAGAGTTGTCAATACCACCGCGTGCTCTGGTCGCCAGGTACGGGATCAAGGTGCGGGAGGTTCCCCAGTCACACACGATAAACCTCTTTCTGCGCGACGGCATCGATGTGACATCCGCCATGTGGTATAACGAGTACCATGTGATGCTCAATGCAGGGCTTGATCCCGATGAGCTGCAGGTTTTCTCACTTCATGAACTGGGGATGCAGTACCCGGAAGACGGGATTTATACCCTGGAAAAGACACTGCAAAATGATCCAGCCCTGGCAAAAGCCTTTGTGGCGGCCTCGCTGGAGGGGTGGCATTACGCCTTTGCCCATCCGGATGAAGCGCTGGATGTTGTCATCAAGTATATGCGCGAGGCTCAGATACCTGCCAACCGGGTTCATCAGAAATGGATGCTTGACCGGATGCGGGATCTGATCATGTACGACGCTCCCCGAGGATTACCGGGCCTGCTCAAACAGCAGGATTATGAGGGGGTTGGCCGTGCTCTGCGTGCAAATGGTCTGATCCGGAGCTATCCCGACTATGCCACCTTCAGCGGGAGGTCCAATGCCCGGGAAAAGTAG
- the preA gene encoding NAD-dependent dihydropyrimidine dehydrogenase subunit PreA — MPVVLDSTYLGVVFRNPFVLASAPPTATADMVRRAFEAGWGGAVIKTLIREPVHNLPNRFAAIRHGNRITGFENLELLSEQAPDEWYRAIRCIKADFPDCPIIGSIMGAANSPDEWHSLALGCQDAGADLLELNFSCPHGYPERGRGAAIGQNPDYAAQITRWVTDCKEITIPVIPKLTAAVANIQNIAEELALAGAHGFCAINTIPSFFGFDLRTLRPKPDIGGKTSYGGYSGPGIKPIALRAVSELCQSPGLPVMASGGIANGFDAVEFMLLGAPVVQMATEVMLHGFGIIDRMQQELREFMTWHDFTAPVDFIGLCRDSATSFKKLPAGTMVSPRLLAERCTHCGACFTACRDGGYQAISWNKGLPGIDPTVCKSCSLCSHVCPAGALQMQSCCS, encoded by the coding sequence ATGCCTGTTGTCCTGGATTCAACCTATTTGGGAGTAGTCTTCAGGAATCCGTTTGTTCTGGCCTCGGCCCCACCCACCGCCACCGCTGACATGGTGCGGCGTGCCTTTGAAGCAGGGTGGGGCGGGGCCGTGATCAAGACCCTTATTCGCGAACCGGTACACAACCTGCCCAACCGTTTTGCTGCAATCAGGCATGGCAACCGGATCACCGGTTTTGAAAACCTGGAGCTGTTGAGTGAACAGGCACCGGATGAGTGGTATCGGGCCATCCGGTGCATCAAGGCTGATTTTCCCGATTGTCCGATCATTGGCAGTATCATGGGGGCTGCCAATTCACCTGATGAGTGGCACTCCCTTGCCCTGGGCTGTCAGGATGCCGGGGCAGACCTGCTGGAACTTAATTTTTCCTGCCCCCACGGTTACCCGGAACGGGGCCGTGGGGCAGCCATCGGTCAGAATCCGGACTATGCGGCACAGATCACCCGTTGGGTAACAGACTGTAAAGAGATCACCATTCCGGTGATTCCCAAACTGACTGCCGCTGTAGCCAACATCCAGAATATTGCAGAAGAGCTGGCCCTGGCCGGTGCTCACGGGTTCTGTGCCATCAATACCATTCCCTCATTCTTTGGCTTTGATCTGCGTACCTTGCGGCCAAAACCTGATATCGGCGGCAAAACCAGCTATGGCGGTTATTCCGGCCCTGGTATCAAACCGATTGCCCTGCGGGCAGTCAGCGAACTCTGTCAGTCACCCGGTTTACCGGTCATGGCCAGCGGTGGCATCGCCAACGGCTTTGACGCCGTGGAGTTCATGCTCTTGGGTGCACCTGTCGTGCAGATGGCCACCGAAGTAATGCTGCATGGTTTTGGCATAATTGACAGAATGCAACAGGAACTGCGGGAGTTCATGACGTGGCATGATTTTACCGCTCCGGTTGATTTTATCGGGCTCTGTCGAGATTCAGCCACCAGTTTCAAGAAGTTGCCCGCTGGCACGATGGTTTCTCCAAGACTGCTGGCTGAGCGTTGTACTCACTGCGGCGCCTGCTTTACTGCCTGTCGCGACGGAGGTTACCAGGCCATCAGCTGGAACAAGGGGCTGCCGGGGATCGATCCGACTGTCTGCAAGAGCTGTTCACTCTGCAGCCATGTCTGCCCGGCCGGTGCGTTGCAGATGCAGAGTTGCTGCAGTTAG
- a CDS encoding TIGR03768 family metallophosphoesterase: MSDEVKMQENKQKKSGEVSRRDFIKYTAGTAACISLGSLNYGCGSSSSSSAQIAGYPIDSKVVKTSERMISFPYTPASAAPSPGTMPDPPDPLYSPNGKSALKWNQLYRIADYDSLGYGKWSYVDWPLPVVQRTDIMPSGYSAALVTKKTRLLNFFAMTDIHLTDKEAPNQLIYLQQSLPGFAGQNSSIYSGVMLYTPQVFDAAIQTANALHRKDPFDFFISLGDVCNTSMYNELRWYLDIIDGKVITPSSGAHDGADSIDYQKPFKAAGLDKSIPFYQALGNHDHFMIGSFPISETAGLAESYVSDTVWSVSNDLLTPVTLTQPALFPANINNTRLNDSNDRYYQGVIDGTTPLGTIKFAGTLATAPKVVADPNRRSLPRTDWIQEFFKTTTSPVGHGFNLVTSNPNFGLVPAADRAGFACYSFVPKASVPLKVIVLDDTQREDDGSLDIHGHGFLDAARWNWLKAELADGQAANQLMIIACHIPICVSNVGTELEWWLGDSNATITNACTITELVTTLQNSTNLLMWIAGHRHVNTVKAFQPPAIGGVPENGFWQVESSSLRDFPQQFRTFEIFINSDYSISIEAVNVDIAVKEGTPAATSRKYAIATQQILQNPLKGNPPNYATYYGNDFGPIDPTRVQGGDIAVAHSGDAYTDPSIQFVDLTLQGVPYNASYNAQLFKQLSPAMKAHLQTLYPTL; this comes from the coding sequence ATGAGTGACGAAGTCAAGATGCAGGAGAATAAACAGAAAAAAAGCGGTGAAGTTTCACGACGGGATTTCATCAAATACACTGCCGGAACAGCTGCCTGTATCTCTTTGGGCTCGCTTAATTATGGATGTGGCAGCAGCAGTAGCAGCTCAGCCCAGATTGCCGGATACCCGATTGATTCAAAGGTGGTTAAAACCAGTGAGCGGATGATCTCATTCCCTTACACGCCGGCTTCTGCAGCTCCTTCTCCCGGTACAATGCCTGATCCGCCTGACCCGCTCTACAGTCCCAATGGCAAGAGCGCGCTTAAATGGAATCAGCTGTACCGGATTGCCGACTATGATTCTTTGGGGTATGGCAAATGGAGCTATGTCGACTGGCCACTGCCGGTCGTGCAGCGGACCGATATCATGCCAAGCGGCTATAGTGCCGCATTAGTTACCAAAAAGACACGGCTGCTGAACTTCTTTGCCATGACCGATATCCATCTGACTGACAAGGAAGCGCCCAATCAGTTGATCTATCTCCAGCAAAGCCTTCCTGGTTTTGCCGGGCAAAACAGCTCCATCTACTCCGGTGTTATGTTGTACACCCCCCAGGTCTTTGATGCGGCCATTCAGACGGCAAATGCCCTGCATAGGAAAGATCCCTTTGATTTCTTTATTTCGCTGGGTGATGTCTGCAACACTAGTATGTACAACGAACTCAGGTGGTATCTTGATATCATTGACGGTAAGGTGATTACACCCAGTTCCGGTGCCCATGACGGGGCCGACAGCATTGATTACCAGAAGCCGTTCAAGGCTGCCGGTCTGGATAAATCGATCCCGTTTTATCAGGCCCTTGGTAATCATGACCATTTCATGATCGGCTCATTCCCAATCTCTGAGACTGCCGGCCTTGCTGAGTCATACGTTAGCGATACGGTCTGGTCAGTGTCAAATGACCTGCTTACGCCCGTCACCCTTACACAACCGGCCTTATTCCCGGCCAATATCAACAATACCAGGCTGAATGATTCAAATGACAGATACTATCAAGGCGTAATTGACGGTACAACTCCGTTGGGTACCATAAAATTCGCAGGAACTCTCGCAACGGCTCCCAAGGTGGTTGCCGACCCCAACCGTCGCTCGTTACCTAGAACCGATTGGATTCAGGAGTTTTTCAAGACAACCACCAGTCCGGTCGGCCATGGTTTTAACCTGGTTACTTCCAACCCCAATTTTGGTCTGGTTCCGGCTGCTGACAGAGCCGGGTTTGCCTGCTACAGTTTTGTGCCCAAGGCAAGTGTGCCGCTGAAGGTGATTGTACTGGATGATACCCAGCGTGAAGACGACGGTTCTCTCGATATTCATGGTCACGGCTTCCTCGATGCAGCACGCTGGAACTGGCTTAAGGCGGAACTTGCCGATGGTCAGGCAGCCAATCAGCTGATGATCATTGCCTGCCATATCCCGATCTGTGTTAGCAACGTTGGCACTGAACTGGAATGGTGGCTTGGTGATTCCAACGCCACAATCACGAATGCCTGCACTATTACGGAGTTGGTTACTACCCTTCAGAACAGCACAAACCTGTTGATGTGGATCGCCGGGCACCGTCATGTCAACACTGTCAAGGCATTTCAACCGCCTGCTATCGGAGGCGTTCCTGAAAACGGCTTCTGGCAGGTTGAAAGCTCATCACTGCGTGATTTCCCGCAGCAGTTCCGCACCTTCGAGATCTTCATTAATAGCGACTACAGCATCTCAATTGAGGCGGTGAATGTTGATATCGCAGTAAAAGAAGGCACACCCGCAGCAACATCACGCAAGTATGCCATTGCAACGCAGCAGATTCTGCAAAATCCGTTAAAAGGCAATCCTCCAAACTATGCGACATACTATGGTAATGACTTTGGTCCCATAGACCCGACCCGGGTGCAGGGAGGTGATATTGCTGTAGCACATTCCGGAGATGCCTATACCGATCCATCAATCCAGTTTGTTGATCTGACCCTGCAAGGGGTACCGTACAACGCATCATACAATGCCCAGCTGTTCAAACAGCTCAGCCCGGCCATGAAGGCACACCTGCAGACCTTGTATCCCACGCTGTAA
- a CDS encoding TIGR03768 family metallophosphoesterase, with amino-acid sequence MASNDPTMSGAVTRRDFVKYSAGTVACMYLTTLNIGCSSSTVQVIQWPISNTVYTTAEHQILPVPVAAGAPLIAPKELARYSQYNYSSWNVGPGLPCTVWETIAVKAPNAALLLSFFTITDVHITDKESPAQPLYFEWSQAAGSTTMNSSAYSPVILASTHLLDAAVQTINAVHRTSPFDFGIALGDACNNTQYNELRWYIDVLDGKVITPSSGDHVGAGFIDYQKPYQAAGLDKSIPWYQVLGNHDQFWMGSCYESPLLRAAHISNSILTTDNSAANCQSIGQPGFYSGVIDGSDPLGPVILSGPEQNYPVPPSVVADPDRRSLSTSLSSSQNWIREFFITTSTPVGHGFNLVDPAMARDFACYSFVPKANMPIKVIVLDDTCKGTGQPNYAGGSLDQIRLDWLKQELQAGQDNNQLMIIAAHIPFRVYKDLVTDPAQVATNPQIMTLFLPMPVYSVVNDDALLSVLQGYPNLIMWIAGHRHMNTVTPQIHPTDPTRSFWEVETSSLRDFPQQFRTFRIYRNTNNTVSIIITNVDPAVSTASPATTSRGNAIATARITAHVPMGDATSHSINAELVVQLTPTMQAVIANAGTPV; translated from the coding sequence ATGGCAAGCAACGATCCAACGATGTCCGGTGCGGTAACACGGCGGGATTTTGTGAAATATTCAGCCGGAACGGTTGCCTGCATGTATCTGACGACGCTGAATATCGGATGCAGCAGCAGTACGGTACAGGTTATTCAATGGCCGATCTCGAACACAGTCTATACAACTGCAGAACACCAGATCCTCCCGGTTCCGGTGGCGGCAGGCGCACCACTGATTGCACCCAAAGAGCTGGCACGCTACAGCCAGTATAACTACAGCTCATGGAACGTCGGGCCGGGATTGCCCTGTACGGTGTGGGAAACCATTGCCGTAAAAGCACCGAATGCTGCATTGCTGCTGTCGTTTTTTACCATAACCGACGTGCATATTACTGACAAGGAGTCGCCAGCCCAGCCGCTGTATTTTGAGTGGAGTCAAGCTGCAGGCTCGACAACAATGAATTCGTCGGCCTATTCGCCGGTAATACTGGCATCTACCCATCTGCTTGATGCTGCTGTTCAGACCATCAATGCGGTACATAGAACATCACCGTTTGATTTTGGCATTGCCCTTGGTGATGCCTGTAACAACACCCAGTATAACGAGCTGAGGTGGTATATTGACGTGCTTGACGGCAAGGTTATCACCCCTAGTTCTGGGGACCATGTCGGAGCCGGATTTATCGATTATCAGAAACCGTACCAGGCAGCCGGACTGGACAAGTCAATCCCCTGGTACCAGGTGCTGGGGAACCATGATCAGTTCTGGATGGGGTCCTGTTACGAATCGCCACTGCTCCGGGCGGCCCATATTTCCAATAGCATACTGACCACGGATAACTCGGCTGCTAATTGTCAGAGTATCGGGCAACCAGGCTTTTACTCAGGGGTAATTGATGGCTCTGACCCCTTGGGGCCGGTTATCCTTTCCGGCCCGGAGCAGAATTATCCGGTACCTCCTTCTGTTGTTGCCGATCCGGACCGCCGTTCGCTTTCAACCTCCCTGTCTTCAAGTCAAAACTGGATCCGGGAATTTTTTATCACAACATCAACTCCGGTAGGCCATGGTTTTAATCTGGTGGACCCGGCCATGGCACGTGATTTTGCCTGCTACAGCTTTGTTCCCAAGGCAAACATGCCGATCAAGGTCATTGTGCTGGATGATACCTGCAAGGGGACCGGGCAGCCCAACTATGCCGGCGGCAGTCTTGACCAGATCCGGCTGGATTGGCTTAAACAAGAGTTGCAGGCTGGACAGGACAATAACCAGCTGATGATCATTGCAGCACATATACCGTTCAGGGTGTATAAAGACCTGGTGACGGATCCTGCCCAAGTGGCCACAAATCCTCAGATCATGACGCTGTTTCTCCCAATGCCCGTCTATTCCGTTGTCAATGATGATGCATTGCTATCCGTGCTTCAGGGCTATCCGAACCTGATCATGTGGATTGCCGGGCACCGCCATATGAACACCGTTACGCCGCAGATTCACCCCACCGATCCTACCCGCAGTTTCTGGGAGGTTGAGACCTCGTCACTGCGGGATTTTCCACAGCAGTTCCGCACCTTCAGGATCTACCGCAACACCAATAACACCGTCTCAATCATCATCACCAATGTTGATCCTGCAGTATCAACTGCATCTCCGGCAACAACCTCGCGGGGCAACGCCATTGCCACGGCACGGATCACCGCGCACGTTCCGATGGGTGATGCTACCTCCCACTCGATAAATGCAGAACTGGTGGTACAATTGACTCCAACAATGCAGGCAGTCATCGCCAACGCAGGCACACCGGTATAA
- a CDS encoding HDOD domain-containing protein, giving the protein MSQVALPETVRKLLASQPIELPIFHPVALKLQRMLSDYDFTVDEVAQVANEDQSLASQMLKMANSPMYMGRTKVATIKEAVIRLGAQQVINIAIAASQASAHASENPALDAYMKELWLHSHGSALGARWLAHNCGMRGIADEIYLAALLHDVGKLYLLKAIERLVKAGVISSMFDDDLIMEIFDAMHVEQGYRLMQHWNFPSMYCDVIRDHHLEEWDPVNKMLAIVRFVNLACHKVGLGLIKEPDLALQLTLEAEVLDIGELQIAELESLLIETREAEF; this is encoded by the coding sequence ATGTCCCAGGTAGCATTGCCTGAAACAGTCAGGAAATTACTGGCTTCTCAACCGATCGAGCTGCCGATCTTCCATCCGGTGGCGCTGAAGCTGCAGCGTATGCTGTCAGACTATGACTTTACCGTTGATGAAGTGGCTCAGGTGGCGAACGAAGATCAGTCGCTGGCCAGCCAGATGCTGAAGATGGCCAACTCGCCGATGTATATGGGGCGTACCAAGGTTGCTACCATTAAAGAAGCGGTAATCAGACTTGGTGCCCAGCAGGTAATCAATATAGCCATTGCCGCTTCGCAGGCCTCGGCCCACGCCTCTGAAAATCCGGCTCTGGATGCCTACATGAAAGAACTCTGGCTGCACAGCCACGGTTCAGCTCTGGGAGCCCGCTGGCTGGCCCACAACTGTGGTATGCGCGGCATCGCAGATGAGATCTATCTGGCTGCCCTGCTGCATGACGTGGGTAAGCTCTACCTGCTCAAGGCGATTGAGCGGCTGGTCAAGGCAGGAGTTATCAGCTCCATGTTTGATGACGACCTGATCATGGAAATCTTTGACGCGATGCATGTTGAACAGGGCTATCGTTTGATGCAGCACTGGAACTTCCCCTCCATGTATTGCGATGTCATCAGGGATCACCATCTTGAAGAGTGGGATCCGGTCAACAAAATGCTGGCCATTGTTCGCTTTGTTAACCTTGCCTGCCACAAGGTCGGTCTGGGGTTGATTAAAGAACCGGATCTGGCCCTGCAGCTGACTCTGGAGGCAGAGGTGCTTGATATTGGCGAACTGCAGATTGCAGAGCTTGAATCGCTTCTGATCGAGACCCGTGAAGCAGAGTTTTAA